The Deferribacterota bacterium nucleotide sequence TAGAAAGATCCCTTAATCCCTCTTCTACAAATGAAATAATTTCATTTCTTCTCGATTGGGGTTTTATAAATCCTGGGTGTTCTTTTATATGTTTTAGAAGTTTTTCTTGATATTTTGACATTCTGAAGAAATATGAGGGTTCTTTTATTCTTTCAGTTTGTCTGCCACATGAGGGGCATACATTGCCGTCTAACAATTGGGTTTCCGTCCAATATGTTTCGCAGGGTGTGCAATACCACCCTTCATAATGCCCTAAATAGATATCCCCTTTATCTATCATTTTATTAATTATTTTTTGTAATGTAAGTTTATGTTCATTATCTGTGGTTCTTATAAACTTTGAATATTTTATATTTAACTTCTCCCATAAATTTTTAAATCTCTCGACAACATTATCAGCAAGTTCTTTAGGGTGAACCCCTTTTTCTTTTGCTGCTTTTTCAATTTTAAGGCCATGTTCATCAGTGCCAGTCAGGAAGAATACATCATAGCCTAACATCCTTTTATATCGAGCAATTGTATCTGCAGCTATTGTTGTATAGGCATGTCCTAAATGGGGAATATCATTTACATAATATATTGGGGTAGTTACATAAAATGTTTTATTCATAATTCTCCTCCTGCTTTTTCATCTACTAATTTAATATATTCTTGATCTTCAGATAGTTGGGGTTCAGCATAAAGATCCTTTTCATATAATAAACAGCACATTAAGCGCCCACATGCTCCAGTAATTTTTGTTGGATTAAATAACAGATTTTGATTTTGGGCAATCGTGATGGATATACTATCAAAGTTTCTTAAAAAAGAGGAGCAACAGAATTCTTTTCCACAAATACCTATACCCCCTAAAATTTTGGTAGAATCCCTAACCCCTATTTGCCTCATCTCAATTCTTGTTCTAAAAATTCTCGCTAAATCTTTAACAAGTTGCCTAAAGTCAATTCTATCATCAGCTGTGTAAAAAAAAGTTAGTTTTAACCTATCCAGCGTATACTCAGCGTGTATTAGTTTCATCTCTAATTTTGCTTTTTCAGCCAGTTTTTTACATATTTGCAGTGCTTTTTTTGCATCAGTAATATTTTTTTTATAATTTAATATATCACCTTCATTTGCCTTTCTTATAATTGATGGTTG carries:
- the ricT gene encoding regulatory iron-sulfur-containing complex subunit RicT: MNNHNIAYVTFRRAGKIFNYKYNKELELNNGDLVVVEDDKGINMATVVKSNININNCEDISNDEQQPSIIRKANEGDILNYKKNITDAKKALQICKKLAEKAKLEMKLIHAEYTLDRLKLTFFYTADDRIDFRQLVKDLARIFRTRIEMRQIGVRDSTKILGGIGICGKEFCCSSFLRNFDSISITIAQNQNLLFNPTKITGACGRLMCCLLYEKDLYAEPQLSEDQEYIKLVDEKAGGEL